A genomic window from Salvelinus namaycush isolate Seneca chromosome 5, SaNama_1.0, whole genome shotgun sequence includes:
- the LOC120046994 gene encoding arrestin-C-like: MPAAPMPPWVLIHPEPQWEEGGMEGGQRVYKKTSGNESIALYLGKRDFVDHVESVDIVDGVIKVDPAELEGRKVWVYLACAFRYGSDDLDVIGLSFRKDIWVKRMQIYPVVDTKPANTPMQEALLKKCGDQGHPFTFTIDTNLPCSVGLQPAPEDAGKSCGVDYEVKAYIAKEADDPDEKISKKDTCRLIIRKIQFAPGKVAAGPKADISKNFMMSDKPVHLEASIEKELYFHGDPIPVNVKINNETTKVVKKIKITVEQTTEVLLYQSDKYSKTVLTEEFAEEIKGESTLEKTFTVIPLLSNNKEKRGLAVDGRLKDEDTNLASTTIIRPGMDKGMQGIMVSYKIKVNLLVSSGGLLGGLTASDVGVEVPLVLMSPKPADVDLNSLCFSKRQQVLHVTRLGLGLCHALLSGAGHRSKE, encoded by the exons ATGCCAGCGGCTCCCATGCCACCCTGGGTCCTAATCCATCCAGAGCCTcagtgggaggagggagggatggagggagggcaa AGAGTCTACAAGAAGACCAGCGGCAACGAATCG ATTGCTCTCTACCTGGGGAagagagactttgtggaccatgTGGAGAGTGTTGACATTGTCG ATGGGGTGATCAAGGTAGACCCCGCTGAACTTGAAGGCAGGAAAG TATGGGTGTATCTGGCATGCGCCTTCCGTTATGGTAGTGACGACCTGGATGTGATcggactgtcattcagaaaagaCATCTGGGTTAAAAGGATGCAGATCTACCCTGTTGTTGACACCAAACCAGCCAACACCCCCATGCAGGAGGCCCTCCTGAAGAAATGTGGGGACCAAGGCCATCCCTTCACTTTCACT ATTGATACCAACCTGCCATGCTCAGTCGGCCTTCAGCCTGCACCAGAGGATGCTGGCAAG TCTTGTGGTGTTGACTATGAGGTGAAAGCATACATCGCCAAGGAGGCAGATGACCCTGATGAGAAAATTAGCAAGAA GGACACTTGCCGTCTGATAATTCGCAAGATCCAGTTTGCCCCAGGCAAAGTTGCTGCTGGACCAAAGGCTGATATCAGCAAGAACTTCATGATGTCTGACAAGCCAGTCCACCTGGAGGCCTCCATAGAGAAGGAG CTCTATTTCCATGGAGACCCAATCCCTGTAAATGTCAAAATCAACAATGAAACCACCAAAGTGGTGAAGAAAATAAAAATTACAG TTGAGCAGACAACAGAGGTGTTGCTTTACCAGTCTGATAAATATTCCAAGACGGTTCTTACTGAGGAATTTGC GGAGGAAATAAAAGGTGAATCCACCCTGGAGAAGACGTTCACGGTGATCCCTCTGCTGTCCAACAACAAAGAGAAGCGTGGTCTGGCCGTGGACGGCAGACTAAAGGATGAGGATACCAACCTGGCTTCCACCACAAT CATCCGTCCTGGCATGGATAAAGGAATGCAGGGAATCATGGTCTCTTACAAAATCAAGGTGAACCTCTTGGTCTCCAGCGGAGGCCTCTTGGGAGGCCTAACAGCCAG TGATGTCGGAGTAGAAGTCCCCTTGGTATTGATGTCCCCCAAACCCGCAGATGT TGACCTGAATAGTTTGTGTTTTAGTAAG